The DNA region GTGATTTAAGCAAAGATTGATAATGGTGATACCTTTCGAATATCTCTCAAAGCCATCAAACACCCCTCTATTGATTCTTCTCTGTTTGTTTCTCAGGGCATGAAAACCCTGAATCAACGAGAAGTAGATCCAGAAACACGGGGAGAAGTGACCGGAAACAGAGGCAATAGTCGAGGTTCAGAATCTCTTGGAGTCATCGTCCTCGGAGATGGGTGCAGATAAAAACCCTTTTCCGCAATAGCTCTATCTTCCTCCGACGAACTACCCAACGAAGGAGAAGACTTATTAAACGGATCTTCAATTAGTGGCGTCACTGGGCTTAAAGCTAGCGAAGGGAAATCAAGCATACTGGGTGAAAGGATCTCCGGAAATGGAAGATGTTTCCGAGGTGAATATCCAGAGGAATTGTGACCCAGATTCGGAATTAGAGGACTGATCATCTTAAGACTGTTCCTTCTCTCGTAAAGCTTGAACCCTTGTTTCTTTTGGTCTTTTTTGATTGGGGGTATGTTGTAGTTTCTGAAAGGAGGCGGATCTGAGTTGTTGGGACGTCCGGCGGCTTGTTGTTTAGATGTGGTTTCTGAAGATCCGGTGAGTATTTGTACGACTTGTTTGAATGAGGAAGTATCGGCTTGAACGAAAGTTGTTGGGGTTAGAGGAGGGGTTTGAATTTGCATGATTAGTCCATTGTTATTGGGTGAATCAATGACCGATTGAGTCTCTTCTAGTCTTCTGGGGATCTCCATTGACGGAAAACGAAGCTGGGTTTCGTTCGTTTGTCCGTCCTTCCCCTacctagagagagagagagatgggtcgtctctttttctctttttgggtGGTTATGGCGGAGGAGTATaggagagaaaagaaaaagaaaagtagTAGTGGCAGACTGGCAGTAGATGAGTGAAAAACAAGGCTATGTTTGAGGTTGCTTTTGTATTGTTGCACACTTGAACCACAAAAGACTTGATCTGTCTTTCTCTCTAGATATAGATAGATAGGGGTTGGTGGTGTGGGGGTCTTGTTTGGactgaatttaattttttttttgtattatgacATATTTAccattttcttgtttttataaataatgtgaAAGAggtttaaataagtaaaatcgATCTAACCGTCTAAATCAATCGAATCGATCTAAACTAAACAACCAGACTCaatcaaaacataatattaGGTCAAGTATGGAAACCCGGACCCAACCCAACTCAATCCAACCCAATGGTTTGATTTGTCGGGTTTAATGGTGGTCAAACAGACAAGTCGACCGACCAAtcataattgaaattttaaaaataaatatattttggataaagttataattaatatataatttttttaataattaagtttttaacTATTCGAAGGATAAAACTGATCGTGTCGATTAAACCGACCGAACATATTTTATAATCGACCAAATCAAAGCGACTAATAAACCGAAATCGACTGTTTCAGATTTTTTCAAACCGACTTCAACTATTTGACTGAACCGTCTATAACGCTATTACTAACTAATTTTTctggttaattattaatttttggaaaaaatgtAGCATATAAATTCATGTACATGATGTCTAACTTCAAGTCCTTTGTGACCGTGCCTAATGTGTGTTTTACAAGGAAgggtaaaataatatttttcttttaatcatTACACAATTTTGTGAGGGTGCAAAAGAGGTGATTCTGTCATACCCTACCTTGACTCTGATAAATATACTTAATACCTTAATTTTTACTCTcatatatgataaattatgtATTCATATACTCCcatttaaaagttataaatgaGAATATTAAATTCTTCagttataattcaaataactttaACATCCAAACAAAGAAAATGTCATATCAAATGTTTTGGAGGGTAAAAATGgaaatgaaagaagaaaataaagagCATTTATCTTAATCAATATCATCACTGTCTTCATCATAAAGTTGGGGGCAGAAGGAGTGCCACTTTCAATTTCTCTATACATTAGGCCATTGACTTCACAGCCCTTATTTGCTGTCcaattacaattattattattattattattattttttattattattattattattatttattattattttctttttgagaAACATGTTTGATTGGGCTTATTTAAATAACAGCAATTTTGATCCATTGTAATCACAATGGCTAACATGTTTAGGTCAATCTTAATGAAGTCTTATTTTATTGTCTCATGCTCTTCTATCAATCATTAATTTTTCAAGCAATTCAATTAATCCATGATAGGATATTTACACAAAATTAACCtttcactttattttaaaattgaatttcagatattaaaataataattatcaatcctttattcaaatatttgtcACAAATtactaaaaatgaaaaaaaaaaatctcattaaaTTTGTCATGTTAGATTTTTATGTGAGGTTCTACCATTGtctaatgtatatatattataatatttaatttttaatttctttttttttgttatgtgactataaatgagtatatataatttgtaaatcaACATAGTGTAAAATCACTTCACAtgtcaattaatatatatatatatataattataaatataaattaataattttaagtagtGTGATGGTTAAAGTTTTTATAGTCAAATTTAGTgaaattataaacataatataaaaaataatatatatatatatatatatattaattagattgaGTATTATTGTTACTATAATATGTCCCTaacttttaagatttttttttgtgtgtgaagctagtttataaatgatatttttaaatatattgtgtaatatttataatactttttatttttttggtcataatgtatttttttttattgaaagaaTGCAACGTGCAAAGtataagataaattttataaagttaaataaaattaattaaataaaatataaattatatgatgATTTAGACTTTATCACTGTGAATGAAAATACATAACTAAAGACAAAAGCAGGCCAAAATACTACACACGATCTAGCTTGTTTTCATTGGGtttcattcttaaaattttgttccaaatctatatataaatatataataagatttaaATACAAACCATCATCATATTCTCGCTTTGTAAAGGGCGATTCATTTTGTGATAACGACCAGTCGGAATTTTAATTTGCGTGTTCATCTATCCAAGAAATTTAAatcggttaaatttaaaaattatatttataataatgtttaactaTAAGTCAAGACACgagtcatttatttattaattataagtaCAAGActttaactaattaagttaataaagttaattttatatttacatttaacaaaaaaaaaactataaaactaTATGTCAATAAATTTGTGACATTGcgtttaattaatagttttgaaACCCGGATCGATCAAGAACCCGATGAAAGGAATGAGTCACTGAGTTACTGGTTCAACTAGTggatttcatataataataaaataattcaaaaataacaaaattaatcaaattgtttataataatagtcaaaattcaaaaaattgttTCGCAATTATTACTAAGTCTTCTCTACAATGAGACCTTGCAGTTTGAGATTGTACACTTGAAGAATTTGGTATTGCATTTGTTGGTATTTTTCCAATAGAATCCAATATCAAACTATTGTCATGAACTATATGAagtataaactttaaaataagccaatttttgataagaaaatgatgacaataatttaaaagaaattgaaataaaagagACTTAACTGAATTATGCGAGGAAGAAGGCTTCAAATCAAACTACAATCTCCGATTTTTGGATAACTATGTTTTTATCTAGAGAAGAAACTAGGTTTAAGTTATGATTTACAATGCCACATAAAGTCATTTTTTAGTCTGGTAATAGCTGAATCAACTGGTTCAAGTAGGAAGTGGAGCTTGAGGTGAACGAAAGAGTTTGTCATTCTCAGTGTCAAGAACTAGAAATTGGTAATCTACCTACGACTAGTGGAAAATGGTCATTAGTGACTAATATCAGCAACGGCAAAACAACGTTATCGCTGAAATTTTTATTAGTGACAGCGACCAAAGAACCGTCGCTGATAAAAATTATTAGGGACGACAAAGTAACATCGTCCCTGATAATTATTATCAGCGGTGGAAAAGTAACGTCATCCCTGATAATTATTATCAGCGATGACAAAGTAACGCCATCCTTGATACTATATATTATCAGCGACGAAATTATGTTATCGCCGTCGCTGATAATTATTATCAGCGACGTCAAAGTAACGTCGTCTCTGATACTATATATTATCAACGACAACATTATGATATCGTCGTTGCTGATAATATATAGTATCAAGGACGACAAAGTAACGTCGTCCTTGATAATTTTATCAGCGACGACAAAGTAACGTCTTTACTTTGTCcctaataagttataatatcaACGACGACAAAGTAACGCCGTCCCTAATAATAATTCAGGTTTTCCCACCACATTTTTGGAACATTTATCAGCGACAATATTATACTACCGCCGTCGCTCATAAGTTATAATATCAACGACGGCACACGACTTGATAGTCTGTTAAATAACACGTTTTTCCTTATAtcttttgttagataaaattagaccggtcaacagaacttaacacaaataaacctcctatgcaggaacagacaaataaccggaccggtcaaaccaatgaaccggttaagaagctcaaccggtcaagttatcaaaccgaccagaaacatgaccgcacaaagaaggcaagatcggtcaaaaccaaAGGCCGGAAAAATCAGACAGTCGGTTATAAACCGACCAGAAgccaaaggaataaccggaagccatccggttgaGAACtggaagccattcggttaagtcaaatgaccaaCCAgtataagaagatacttcgggtatctgttgagaatgataccaaaggaacagactgaacatttccatattcatacaagtctgaggacagtctgcaggctgcagaagaccgtcctacaagatctttccacttcaggataaatcagaaaggcaatcttccaagtacagacaattgtctaaccgacagtcaccatattaagtaaaagacaaacctagcaggtttgtcttacacactggaagattagaccatcaggtctgaatcactaaacctctgctcaaccaatcaaattcaaggaagagaaatatgaccgttgacatatttcacctataaaaggagcagctgaagaagagtaaatgcgggacacaagAGATTTTAAGGGGAacacagtgaacaattaatttacaagtgataagattgtgttctctctctagaaaaggcctaagtgctaaagttgaagtgtgtatttacaatttcggtgtaaattgtacgggtgttatcgagcaggaaataagtctcgatcggattgtgtttgtattccttagtgaatatccttctcgcggtttcgagaggaaggggtgacgtaggagttttatctccgaacatccataaaaacctgtcttgttatttactttccgtctGACTTACTATGTCGTCGCTATAAGTCATTTTCTATCATGGACGACATTTTCAACAACAAATGACCACAATTTTATTTAGCGACGTTGTTATGGTTATTAGCGACGATTTTACCATCGCTAATGACCCTTTCCCACTAATGCATATGGAACTAGAAATAGGTAAACCTAATAGGAACCAAAAAAACGTGGAAAGGAGAACTGATAGAGTGATTAGtaagaaataaaagaagtgatttaaaaaaatacaggATAAACCCGGGCTGCCGGATTTCCGGTCCAACCGGTGGGTTGGCCGGATTGATTgcatttttgattttttttatcaatccaGCCCGGTTTAATGACTGGTTCACTAGGTTTGCCGGTCTGACCGGTGGGTCGGACCGTGTTTCAAAACTATACTTTAGTTTGTTTTATGAAGTAAATAACACGTTATTTCACTTCCATAatattatactttaattaatatgtttttagtaATAATGTTAAATACTCATTTTTACTTTGGATCATTATGCAAGTGTAAATAAGTATATGTATAATATTgatcaatattataataatacacaaaattataattgaattaaaaattataaatgatttaatgattaaaatgttTACTTTCACATTAGAAATTAGAGTTTAAATTCCATTTTCTATGAATTTGAGAGTGGTTTCATCTAGatttaattcaaaatgattGTTCCTtggaagaaaatatatttaatgaaatgtattatttatgtcaaattcttgtatttaatatttaaaaatattattttatgtggaAAAATTTCGTGAgcagtctagattcattgtgaGAGGGTTCTTCGATCAGTTTTTAGGACGACATTTTGTGTAGTGTCAAATGTCTAGCAACGACGTATCTTGAACTTGCTTATATTGTTGTATGTAGAAATATCACAattaatgacatgtttgatcatcgtTCTAATAATTtcgctagccgaattagatatagaagaagattaaacattaAGGAGAGTTCGTCccataataaagttttattttttataggaTGTAAACAAGTGTTTCCGTTTGAACAAGACGTTATTTGTTGACAATACATAAATAACTTTCATGTGTGACATTGTTACAATTTGTTCGTTaagattatttaatataatttttattgggaaGAATTTTGGGAGTAACATATTCCATTCAAAAATCTGATTCTTTGGATGAAGTGTTATTCACGGTAGAATTTTTACGAATGATatatgcatgaaaaaatgttgtattatagtatttaaagTCTTTTGTATAATATTACTTGGATTCATTGAGTGATGTCCGAGTCTTTGGGAAGTAGGAGTGGCAATTCAAGTAAATTTCAGGTTGGCGAGTTTGAGTTGGCAGGTTAACGTGTTGAACGCTACTAACCTGAACTTGACATGTTTGGTAATTCGTGTCAAAAACTTTAACCTGAACATGACCTGTTTATTTGTGATTGACTCAAACTTCACCCGATTTACCCGATTTACCTAACTCAATTCGAATCCATTCTGATGTAATTAATTCACATATCTctgtttcaaattaaaattgttgTGAATTAGATGTGCAcagcggaataatttatagatctaatctaaacatctaatcatatgatccatgcataattgatagaatcatgatatatacATTATAGtaatatacctttgatgcgtgaaccggatcagatctggtagtaatgaataatcgagagccccacgtgtttctcctctacttggtccacacgagcccgactagatctctttactttcgactACTAGGACAaaaaagacaaaggggaagcaatccaGTTGCTAgatttaaaagatgatttctttcttttcttcttacaAGTTACCACCGTAATGTGGCAAAAGCCATTTTTgaaagaggaacaattctctctATTATCACGTATGTTGTATCTCTTGCAAAACCAGTGAATCTTtatctcttaaataaaattcattaccTAATTAAGGAGAGCGAATCAAAAggcaacaaaaaaacaaaaacgtaTGGCTTTATTACCTTTTGTATTCTCTTATTAATTAGTCTTagctccataattaaccattaattatatattattttatttcacaaataaataatatttcttattattaataatatctaatatgtattaataattaaccatctttctcgtttatctagtctgtcaactctaagtgtgtgacctcataggacccgattataatagttataggtttaaccccattaatcgtagttgacttctagcaaagcactacgactcctaaaataatcggattaaattatatctgttaatttgtcctatccaagtttagtcattgcacattaaattaaaggacacaattctttcaatctcccacttgtccttaaacaagtgtgcaatataagatacctttgtctcttaatgtcttatttgatgatatggtgaCATTCATACcttttatcaaatatgtttcttgaactctgagtttgaactgtcaattaaacggatgattcatattaatccatccgagcatggccatgcattttcagttctcgCTCTTCAAGTGGCCGAGACACCATTCCTGTTCAATGTATCACAATATACATGAAGTAGGAGGACTTCTCCATTCTTGTAGGACTATGGCTCCCACTCAATTTTTAGCAATCCCAACTACTGCCTTTATAACTCCCTTTTACGGAAAGCGTTTAACAGTGTCAAAGAAATACCAATCATCAAGTGAGGCCACAACATACTCATGTCTGAGGAATCTACTAAACATGGTTTAACTTAAAACTCTACAATCTCTTTTGGAGAGTCTTAAGGTGGGTCAGTCTTACATGTATCAtccatacacatatatgtaatTGACTAGACATCTCCATGTCCTTATAGCCCATGAAACCTGACGCTATCAGTCAGCTTACAATAtagtaacttataaaatcatctatgtccatttgatgatttcaaactatagacttttaataattcaaaacttcatttcacttaatggggtttcattcaccagaacacttaaggtgatcccatttgttaataatgaattatttggacatattattcaatatcgataaaacaatataaataaggatgaaatatcatatatcataaaatcatcAAGTCAAACATAAAACTGGTGTCTAACACTCATAAATACATAATGTAATACAAAAGCAAACTCAAAGTCATTCTCCAATGTGCTTGAGACCCTTAGCCCTAGTGTGACTCTCATGCTTGGGCCTAGGCATAGGTTTGGTCAATGGATCTGCAATGTTGTCATCAATATGCACCTTACACATCCTAATGTCACCCATAGTGATGATGTGTCGAATAAGGTGATACTTTCTCATAACGTGTCTGGATTTAGAGCTCGAACTCGGTTCCTTTGCCTGAGCTTTAGcaccattgttgtcacaatagatGTCGATAGGCATTGAAATGCTAGGAACAACACTGAGTTCATCTAGGAACTTCCTCATCCAAACGGCCTCCTTTGCTGTTTCACTAGCAGTAATGTACTCAGCCTCTATTGTAGAATCTGCTATAGTACCTTGCTTGGAGCTCTTCCAGCTCACAGCTCCTCCGTTAAGGATAAAGACATAACCCGATTGAGACTCAAAGCCATCTTGGTCAGTCTGAAAGCTCGCATCAGTATAGCCTTGTACGATCAATTTTTTCATCTCCCCCatatactaagaaatcatcctttgttcttcttaagtacttcaggatattcttagctgcactccaggacttgattggtatctgctacacatgctcaaagcatatgcaacatctggacgtgtacatacca from Impatiens glandulifera chromosome 5, dImpGla2.1, whole genome shotgun sequence includes:
- the LOC124940343 gene encoding VQ motif-containing protein 4-like is translated as MEIPRRLEETQSVIDSPNNNGLIMQIQTPPLTPTTFVQADTSSFKQVVQILTGSSETTSKQQAAGRPNNSDPPPFRNYNIPPIKKDQKKQGFKLYERRNSLKMISPLIPNLGHNSSGYSPRKHLPFPEILSPSMLDFPSLALSPVTPLIEDPFNKSSPSLGSSSEEDRAIAEKGFYLHPSPRTMTPRDSEPRLLPLFPVTSPRVSGSTSR